From the genome of Zalophus californianus isolate mZalCal1 chromosome 6, mZalCal1.pri.v2, whole genome shotgun sequence, one region includes:
- the TIPIN gene encoding TIMELESS-interacting protein, whose translation MLEPQENGLIDLPDYEHVEDETFPPFPPPASPQREDGEGAEPDEESGRGAPVPVPPKRTVKRNIPKLDAQRLISERGLPALRHVFDKAKFKGKGHEAEDLKTLIRHMEHWAHRLFPKLQFEDFIDRVEYLGSKKEVQTCLKRIRLDLPVLHEDFISNNDEGENHGHDVTATQSDPFLTNSLESENFASESGRSLTEEQQQRIERNKQLALERRQAKLNNSQSLGNDLLINTPRAQTIEEVNTGEDQEEESLDGFNKDILDHPHNNAAANAVNEEEQLKIENTQLDQSF comes from the exons ATGCTGGAGCCACAGGAGAATGGCTTGATTGACCTACCAGATTATGAGCATGTAGAAGATGaaacttttcctccttttccaccTCCAGCCTCTCCACAGAGAGAAGATGGTGAAGGAGCTGAACCTGATGAAG AGTCAGGGAGAGGAGCACCTGTTCCTGTACCTCCAAAGAGAACAGTTAAACGGAATATACCCAAGCTGGATGCTCAGAG ATTAATTTCAGAGAGAGGGCTTCCAGCATTAAGGCATGTGTTTGATAAGGCAAAATTCAAAGGTAAAGGTCATGAG GCTGAAGACTTGAAAACGCTAATCAGACACATGGAGCATTGGGCACATAGGCTATTCCCTAAACTGCAATTTGAGGATTTTATTGACAGAGTTGAATACCTGGGAAGTAAAAAGGAAGTTCAG aCCTGTTTAAAACGAATTCGACTTGACCTGCCTGTTTTACATGAAGATTTTATTAGCAATAATG ATGAAGGAGAAAATCATGGCCATGATGTAACTGCTACCCAATCAGATCCCTTTTTGACAAACTCATTGGAAAGTGAGAATTTTGCTTCTGAGTCAGGTAGAAGCCTAACAGAAGAACAACAACAGAGAAttgagagaaataaacaactggCCTTAGAAAGAAGGCAGGCCAAGCTGAATAACAGTCAGTCCCTcggaaatg ACTTGTTAATAAATACACCCAGGGCACAGACCATTGAAGAGGTTAATACAGGTGAGGATCAAGAGGAGGAGTCATTAGATGGATTTAACAAAGACATTCTAGACCATCCACATAATAATGCTGCTGCCAATGCTGTAAATGAGGAGGagcaattaaaaatagagaacacaCAACTGGAccaatccttttaa